In the genome of Natronorubrum sediminis, one region contains:
- a CDS encoding MATE family efflux transporter produces the protein MTATGEDRSVDVTDGELLKPIVFLAIPLIITQLLQVAYNIADTFWVGRVSADAVAAISFAFPIIFLIISIGGGFTVAGTILIAQHKGADNHEEVDHVVGQTMSFVLLVSIVASIIGYIFTPQLLTLVGADAGSAVHEMAVSYTRTWFLGTVTVFAFFMFQALLRGWGDTRTPMYLMAISVVLNIVLDPFLILGFEANPVFSVVGLESLEATLYSMTGFAGLDVQGAAIATVISRAVGAAVGIWLLVSGQLGIRPTLSQFRLKLETVETIVRLGIPAGIEQSTRALGLAVLTALVAIAGSDAVAAYGVGSRVYAVFTLLSLGVAQATEVVVGQNLGADQTGRARRGVLLNAGIIGGAFAAMSVAVYAFAPEIIEIFLTEDESGQVVQMGADFLMIVGPTFAFLGVFQILMGAFRGSGSTRIAMAFSILSLWIIQIPVALALIEWAGIGETGVWYAMALSNVVSVLVAGLWFLRGTWTDNVVSGRPSTAE, from the coding sequence ATGACGGCGACCGGCGAGGATCGATCCGTCGACGTGACCGACGGCGAGTTACTCAAACCGATCGTCTTTCTGGCGATTCCGCTGATCATCACGCAACTGCTTCAGGTCGCGTACAACATCGCGGACACGTTCTGGGTCGGCCGCGTGAGTGCAGACGCGGTCGCAGCAATTTCTTTTGCCTTCCCCATCATCTTTCTCATCATCTCTATCGGCGGAGGCTTCACCGTCGCCGGAACGATCCTGATCGCCCAGCACAAGGGCGCAGACAACCACGAGGAGGTCGACCACGTCGTCGGCCAGACGATGTCGTTCGTCCTGCTCGTCTCCATCGTCGCGTCGATTATCGGCTACATCTTCACGCCGCAGTTGCTCACCCTCGTCGGCGCGGACGCCGGCAGTGCGGTCCACGAGATGGCCGTCAGCTACACGCGAACCTGGTTCCTCGGAACCGTCACCGTCTTCGCGTTCTTCATGTTTCAGGCGCTGTTGCGCGGCTGGGGAGACACTCGGACGCCGATGTACCTGATGGCGATCAGCGTCGTTCTCAACATCGTCCTCGATCCGTTTCTCATCCTCGGATTCGAAGCCAACCCCGTCTTCAGCGTCGTCGGCCTCGAGTCCCTCGAGGCGACGCTCTACTCGATGACAGGCTTCGCCGGACTCGACGTTCAAGGTGCCGCTATCGCGACGGTGATCAGCCGCGCGGTCGGTGCGGCGGTCGGCATTTGGTTGCTCGTCTCCGGCCAACTCGGAATCCGTCCGACGCTCTCGCAGTTCCGACTGAAACTCGAGACGGTCGAAACGATCGTTCGGCTTGGAATCCCTGCCGGTATCGAGCAGAGTACTCGAGCGCTCGGTCTCGCGGTGTTGACGGCGCTGGTTGCGATCGCCGGCTCTGATGCGGTTGCCGCTTACGGCGTCGGGAGTCGCGTCTACGCCGTCTTCACGCTGCTCTCACTGGGCGTCGCACAGGCCACCGAAGTCGTCGTCGGGCAGAATCTCGGTGCCGATCAGACGGGTCGTGCTCGCCGCGGCGTGTTGTTGAACGCGGGGATCATCGGCGGGGCCTTTGCCGCGATGAGCGTCGCCGTCTACGCGTTTGCGCCAGAAATCATCGAAATTTTCCTCACGGAAGACGAGTCCGGACAGGTCGTTCAGATGGGTGCCGACTTCCTGATGATCGTCGGTCCGACGTTCGCCTTCCTCGGCGTCTTCCAGATCCTGATGGGCGCGTTCCGCGGGAGCGGAAGCACCCGAATCGCGATGGCGTTCTCGATCCTCTCGCTGTGGATCATCCAGATTCCCGTCGCACTCGCGTTGATCGAGTGGGCCGGAATCGGCGAAACGGGAGTCTGGTACGCGATGGCACTGTCGAACGTCGTCAGCGTTCTCGTTGCCGGTCTCTGGTTCCTCCGTGGGACGTGGACGGACAACGTCGTCTCCGGACGGCCTTCCACAGCTGAGTAA
- the mch gene encoding 2-methylfumaryl-CoA hydratase, producing the protein MTEWTDPETFAQALEQVETKEKGNCFEDFAEGDVIEHDPGLTLTQFGNEQWMGQTLNHDPAYWRTDAAEARGFDEPPVHPDYLTAATLGITVEDLSEKGGYFLGRTDVRFPETPVYTGTELHVESEVVNRATSSSRPEYGIVSWRTRGKDAETGDVLCSYERTNMIPRRDPVATDGSGATATEEDDGPDLPSEFVTPEGGYFEDFVEALENAADEDAAVAYRHERGRTQDDVTVAQLPLSTLNTAKQHHNVDVMSDSPSGNIVTYGDVTRSTALGHARSDEQTWREVGFDDESFHTFVAVGDTVYAFTRVLSAEDDASSDRAGTVTFEHIAFNQDDEPVYSGTRTAEIQKRSN; encoded by the coding sequence ATGACTGAGTGGACTGATCCTGAGACGTTCGCACAGGCACTCGAGCAGGTCGAGACCAAAGAGAAAGGAAACTGTTTTGAGGACTTTGCGGAGGGAGACGTCATCGAACACGATCCCGGCCTCACGCTCACCCAATTCGGGAACGAACAGTGGATGGGCCAGACGCTGAACCACGACCCGGCGTACTGGCGTACCGACGCCGCCGAGGCGCGTGGATTCGACGAACCGCCGGTTCACCCCGACTACCTGACGGCTGCGACGCTTGGCATCACCGTCGAGGACCTGAGTGAGAAAGGTGGCTACTTCCTCGGTCGAACCGACGTTCGCTTCCCCGAGACGCCGGTGTACACGGGCACCGAACTTCACGTCGAAAGCGAAGTCGTCAACCGGGCGACCTCGAGTTCCCGACCGGAGTACGGCATCGTCTCCTGGCGAACTCGCGGCAAAGACGCCGAAACGGGCGACGTGTTGTGTTCGTACGAACGGACGAACATGATCCCCCGACGCGACCCAGTCGCGACTGACGGGAGCGGTGCGACAGCGACCGAGGAGGACGACGGCCCTGACCTCCCATCGGAGTTCGTAACGCCGGAGGGTGGCTACTTCGAGGATTTCGTCGAGGCACTCGAGAACGCAGCGGACGAAGACGCTGCCGTCGCCTACCGCCACGAGCGCGGTCGCACCCAAGATGACGTAACGGTCGCACAGCTCCCGCTGTCGACGCTGAACACGGCCAAACAACACCACAACGTCGACGTTATGTCTGACTCGCCCTCGGGTAACATCGTCACCTACGGCGACGTGACCCGTTCGACCGCGCTGGGCCACGCTCGTTCGGACGAGCAGACGTGGCGCGAGGTCGGCTTCGACGACGAATCCTTCCACACGTTCGTCGCCGTCGGCGACACCGTCTACGCGTTCACGCGCGTTCTCTCCGCCGAAGACGACGCCTCGAGCGACCGGGCAGGGACCGTCACCTTCGAGCACATCGCGTTCAACCAAGACGACGAACCCGTCTACTCGGGAACACGAACGGCGGAAATTCAAAAGCGTTCTAACTAA
- the mct gene encoding succinyl-CoA:mesaconate CoA-transferase → MGALSNLRVLDLTQVLAGPYCTMLLADMGADVVKIERPGGDMIRSFPPFVADSEKEAYGGYFQSVNRGKKSIELNLGDETDRDDFLSLVEEADIVVENYRAGTMEKYDLGYETLTEYNENLIYSSIRGFGDPRTGETDRQGQPSFDLIAQALGGVMETTGQPDGPPTKTGPGVGDLFTATLNCIGILAAVNHREQTGEGQYVDTGMYDSMISFTERAIYQQSYSGEAPSRRGNSHPTLFPYNAFETADGYAVIAAFNNNHWAELCEIMGREDLSESYPTTPERLENREILRDEIANWTLEQTNEELVGKLEGRVPAAKVQTTEEIFEDEHVRIRDMLVPVEQPGADRDVEIAGNPIKMSETTPQPRGRAPLLDEHREEILGEEAETTADD, encoded by the coding sequence ATGGGAGCACTTTCGAATCTACGCGTGCTCGATCTGACCCAGGTGCTTGCTGGGCCGTACTGCACGATGTTACTCGCGGATATGGGCGCTGACGTCGTCAAGATCGAGCGTCCGGGTGGCGATATGATTCGGTCGTTTCCACCGTTCGTCGCGGACTCCGAGAAAGAAGCCTACGGCGGGTACTTTCAGAGCGTCAATCGCGGCAAGAAGAGTATCGAACTCAACCTCGGGGACGAAACGGATCGCGACGATTTCCTCTCGCTCGTCGAAGAAGCCGACATCGTCGTCGAGAACTACCGCGCCGGGACGATGGAGAAGTACGATCTGGGCTACGAGACGCTCACCGAGTACAACGAGAATCTCATCTATTCCTCGATTCGCGGGTTCGGTGACCCGCGTACGGGCGAAACAGATCGTCAAGGCCAGCCGTCGTTCGATCTCATCGCCCAGGCGCTTGGCGGCGTAATGGAAACGACTGGGCAACCGGACGGTCCACCGACCAAAACCGGCCCCGGCGTCGGTGATCTCTTTACCGCGACGCTGAACTGCATCGGGATCCTCGCAGCCGTGAATCACCGCGAACAGACTGGCGAGGGCCAGTACGTCGACACCGGCATGTACGACTCCATGATCAGTTTCACCGAACGCGCGATCTACCAGCAGTCGTACTCCGGAGAAGCACCCTCCCGACGGGGCAACTCCCACCCGACGCTGTTTCCCTACAACGCCTTCGAAACCGCAGACGGCTACGCCGTCATCGCCGCGTTCAACAACAACCACTGGGCCGAACTCTGTGAGATAATGGGTCGCGAGGACCTCTCCGAATCGTACCCGACGACGCCAGAGCGCCTCGAGAACCGAGAGATTCTCCGGGACGAAATCGCCAACTGGACCCTCGAGCAGACGAACGAAGAACTGGTGGGCAAACTCGAAGGGCGGGTTCCGGCCGCCAAAGTCCAGACCACCGAGGAAATCTTCGAGGACGAACACGTCCGCATCCGGGATATGCTCGTCCCCGTCGAACAGCCTGGTGCCGACCGCGACGTCGAAATCGCGGGCAACCCGATCAAGATGAGCGAGACGACGCCCCAACCCCGCGGTCGCGCACCGTTGCTCGACGAGCACCGCGAGGAGATACTCGGCGAAGAAGCCGAAACGACGGCCGACGACTGA
- a CDS encoding methylaspartate ammonia-lyase yields MEITGLYATPGYSGFFFDDQRAIKQGAQQDGFTYTGTPVTEGFDEIRQAGETLIVDIELANGTVVRGDCAAVQYSGAGGRDPLFKAEEYAPVVEGPLAEELEGRDATAFLENAETLEELQVDGTRLHTAIRYGVSQALLAAAAEADNTTQTDVLADALGTEPAEEPVPVFGQSGDARYTNTEKMFVKGVPVLPHALINSVEKIGEDGGTLLEYVEWLTERSQELGPDGYDPRFHIDVYGMIGEVFGAPYDRDEVVEYFADLEEAAAPYPLQIEGPMDVGARAEQIEAMVELRDGLADAGVDVDIVADEWCNTFEDVQAFVDAGAADIVQIKTPDLGGIHRSGQAVRYCEGTDTRAYLGGTCNETEISSRACAHVALATNAAQVLAKPGMGFDEGYMIVENEMRRTIARREREQLTADADEVTADD; encoded by the coding sequence ATGGAAATTACAGGATTATACGCGACGCCCGGCTACTCCGGGTTCTTCTTCGACGACCAGCGCGCGATCAAGCAGGGAGCACAGCAAGATGGATTCACGTACACGGGGACCCCCGTCACGGAGGGCTTCGACGAGATTCGCCAGGCTGGCGAAACGCTCATCGTCGACATCGAACTCGCAAACGGCACCGTCGTTCGCGGTGACTGTGCCGCCGTACAGTACTCCGGCGCAGGGGGACGCGACCCGCTGTTCAAAGCCGAGGAGTACGCACCCGTCGTCGAGGGGCCACTCGCCGAGGAACTCGAGGGCCGTGACGCCACTGCGTTCCTCGAGAACGCCGAGACGCTCGAGGAGCTACAAGTGGATGGAACGCGCCTCCACACGGCAATTCGCTACGGCGTCTCACAGGCCTTGCTCGCCGCCGCGGCTGAAGCGGACAACACGACGCAGACGGACGTGCTGGCCGACGCCCTCGGGACCGAGCCTGCCGAAGAACCGGTCCCGGTCTTCGGCCAATCCGGCGACGCTCGCTACACCAACACCGAGAAAATGTTCGTCAAGGGCGTGCCCGTCTTGCCACACGCGCTGATCAACAGCGTCGAGAAAATCGGCGAAGATGGCGGGACCTTACTCGAGTACGTCGAGTGGCTCACGGAGCGCTCACAGGAACTCGGCCCCGACGGCTACGACCCCCGATTCCACATCGACGTGTACGGGATGATCGGCGAGGTCTTCGGTGCCCCCTACGACCGCGACGAGGTTGTCGAGTACTTCGCCGACCTGGAGGAGGCCGCCGCACCCTACCCGCTTCAGATCGAAGGGCCGATGGATGTCGGCGCTCGCGCGGAACAGATCGAGGCGATGGTCGAACTCCGCGATGGACTCGCTGACGCCGGTGTCGACGTCGACATCGTCGCCGACGAGTGGTGTAACACCTTCGAGGACGTGCAGGCGTTCGTCGACGCTGGAGCGGCCGACATCGTGCAGATCAAGACGCCCGACCTCGGTGGCATTCACCGGAGCGGACAGGCAGTTCGCTACTGCGAGGGAACCGACACTCGAGCGTATCTCGGCGGGACGTGCAACGAAACGGAAATTTCTTCGCGGGCCTGCGCACACGTCGCGCTCGCGACGAACGCCGCGCAGGTGCTCGCAAAGCCCGGTATGGGATTCGACGAGGGCTACATGATCGTCGAGAACGAGATGCGGCGAACGATCGCCCGACGCGAACGGGAACAGTTAACAGCAGACGCGGATGAGGTGACAGCAGATGACTGA
- a CDS encoding ABC transporter permease produces the protein MVYEFLLSTPLVLEFPFEWNYIRSIIYVSLYVSIVAVALSTLCSLPIALFVGFKEFRGKQLLTSLINTGMGFPSVVVGLLVLFAVSNQGPLGTFDLVFTPEAMILSQFVLATPVIIGVSLAAVSSVEKNVRDAAFAMGGTRFDVALVTIKEARYGIATAVLAGFGRAISEVGSVLIVGGNIADADGTSVTRTLTTAIQLEARQGRFETAMILGAILVVLVLLVNAIVVRLGSGNGRHG, from the coding sequence ATGGTCTACGAGTTTCTCCTATCGACACCGTTGGTTCTCGAGTTCCCGTTCGAGTGGAACTACATCCGGAGTATCATCTACGTCTCGCTGTACGTGAGCATCGTCGCAGTCGCGTTGAGCACGCTGTGTAGTCTCCCGATCGCACTCTTCGTCGGGTTCAAAGAGTTCCGGGGAAAGCAGTTGCTCACGTCGCTGATCAACACCGGAATGGGATTCCCGAGCGTCGTCGTCGGCCTTCTCGTCTTGTTTGCGGTGTCGAATCAGGGGCCACTCGGGACGTTCGACCTCGTGTTCACACCCGAGGCGATGATCCTCTCCCAGTTCGTCCTGGCGACGCCGGTGATCATCGGCGTGAGTTTAGCCGCCGTGAGTAGCGTCGAGAAGAACGTTCGCGACGCGGCGTTTGCGATGGGCGGAACGCGATTCGACGTCGCGCTCGTCACGATCAAAGAAGCCCGATACGGGATCGCAACGGCCGTACTCGCCGGATTCGGTCGGGCGATCAGCGAGGTTGGATCCGTCCTCATCGTCGGCGGAAACATCGCCGACGCAGACGGCACATCCGTCACTCGAACGCTCACGACGGCGATCCAACTCGAGGCGCGACAGGGACGATTCGAGACTGCGATGATCCTCGGCGCGATTCTGGTCGTCCTCGTCTTGCTCGTCAACGCCATCGTGGTTCGACTCGGCAGCGGAAACGGGAGGCACGGATAA
- the glmS gene encoding methylaspartate mutase subunit S — protein MIHHTMSQTVVLGVIGSDAHVVGITILEQAFSAAGFDVVNLGVQTSQEEFAEEAVDHDAEAVLVSSLYGHAEQDCQGFHEVLAESDVDAVTYIGGNLAVGQDEFDQTRRTFRELGFDRVFDSETDPEDAIEALREDLQITPTESERATISS, from the coding sequence ATGATTCATCATACGATGTCCCAAACGGTCGTCCTCGGCGTGATCGGTTCCGATGCACACGTCGTTGGAATCACAATCTTAGAGCAGGCCTTCAGTGCAGCAGGCTTCGACGTTGTCAACCTCGGTGTCCAAACCTCCCAAGAGGAGTTCGCCGAGGAAGCCGTAGACCACGACGCCGAGGCCGTACTGGTCTCTTCGCTCTACGGCCACGCCGAGCAAGACTGTCAGGGATTCCACGAGGTCCTCGCAGAATCCGACGTCGACGCCGTCACCTACATCGGTGGCAACCTCGCCGTCGGACAGGACGAGTTCGACCAGACCCGCCGGACGTTTCGCGAGCTCGGCTTCGACCGCGTCTTCGACTCAGAAACGGACCCGGAAGACGCGATCGAGGCGCTCCGAGAGGACCTACAAATCACACCGACCGAGTCTGAACGCGCTACTATCAGTTCCTAG
- a CDS encoding substrate-binding domain-containing protein — MTIHRRRILTGLGSAGAIGFAGCVGLGEEDPDGASIHGETLRLTTTTSTYDTGLLDELNLAFEDRFGVTVETIGQGTGAALETARSGDSDVVMVHARSQEDEFLEEGYGVNRRDLMFNDFIVVGDPDDPADIGGGDDIEEAFATIADTDSTFVSRGDDSGTHTKELEIWEEAGVGDDRGEYQEAGSGMGDVLIQTDQGGGYTLADRGTYLSMQTELDLEIHVEGPIEGGPELLANPYGIVAVDPAEHETVEYDLAMAYIGFITSLEGQELIEEYTVEGEQLFYPEAIADEPNFQQYVPEEWEPSESKG, encoded by the coding sequence ATGACGATACATCGCCGGCGTATACTCACCGGTCTGGGGAGCGCTGGTGCTATCGGGTTCGCAGGGTGTGTCGGACTCGGTGAGGAAGACCCGGATGGGGCAAGCATACACGGCGAGACGCTTCGACTCACCACGACCACGAGCACCTACGACACGGGGCTGCTGGACGAACTCAATCTGGCGTTCGAGGACCGATTCGGTGTCACCGTCGAAACCATCGGACAGGGGACAGGGGCCGCACTCGAGACGGCTCGCAGCGGCGATTCGGACGTGGTAATGGTCCACGCCCGTTCCCAAGAGGACGAGTTCCTCGAAGAGGGCTACGGCGTCAACCGACGCGATCTGATGTTCAACGATTTCATCGTCGTCGGCGACCCCGACGACCCGGCGGACATCGGTGGCGGGGACGACATCGAAGAAGCGTTCGCGACGATCGCCGACACGGACTCGACGTTCGTCTCGCGTGGCGACGACTCCGGAACCCACACGAAAGAACTCGAAATCTGGGAGGAAGCGGGCGTCGGCGACGACCGCGGCGAGTATCAGGAGGCCGGCAGCGGAATGGGTGACGTCCTCATTCAGACGGACCAAGGCGGCGGATACACGCTCGCTGACCGGGGGACGTACCTCTCGATGCAAACCGAACTCGACCTCGAGATTCACGTCGAGGGACCGATCGAAGGCGGGCCGGAACTCCTCGCGAACCCCTACGGAATCGTCGCCGTCGATCCGGCCGAACACGAAACCGTCGAGTACGATCTGGCGATGGCGTACATCGGATTCATCACGAGTCTCGAGGGACAGGAACTGATCGAGGAGTACACGGTCGAAGGAGAGCAGTTGTTTTACCCGGAAGCGATCGCAGACGAACCGAACTTTCAGCAGTACGTGCCGGAGGAGTGGGAACCGTCCGAGAGCAAAGGGTAA
- a CDS encoding methylaspartate mutase subunit E, with amino-acid sequence MIRDERIPADELRRIDEEIRSDWETGADVDFEEAIEYHESLPDRKRFADVLESADKPLLQPRAGVPRLDDQIELSKYLHEEGQADLIPTTIDSYTRDNEYEKAQQGLEKARETGDDTLNGFPAVNHGVDGCRKLIDAVDAPIEVRHGTPDARLLAAITFAGGFQSFEGGPISYNIPYTKRHGLEETIERWQFVDRLAGAYTERGIRINREPFGPLTGTLVPPSIAIAIMIVEGQLAATQGVRSITLGYGQVGNVVQDVAALNALKKLGNEYLPDEVVVTTVFHEWMGGFPPDEARANGVISLGGMTAAIAQPDKVITKSPQEFQGVPTKEANASGLRTTRQVIDMAIEQKIDIDGIEEEQDLIERETRCLMDTIFTHGDGDVVQGTLKAFDSGALDVPFAPSDSARGAVLPARDDDGRVRIFEWADLDMDDDIKEIHKARLSQRADTEGRKQSFRMVADDVDAISDGKLIGRPQGDV; translated from the coding sequence ATGATACGAGACGAACGTATTCCAGCCGACGAGCTACGGCGTATCGACGAAGAGATTCGGTCTGACTGGGAGACGGGTGCGGACGTCGACTTCGAGGAGGCAATCGAGTACCACGAGTCGCTGCCAGATCGCAAGCGATTCGCGGACGTCCTCGAGTCGGCCGACAAACCCCTCTTGCAACCTCGAGCCGGCGTTCCCCGGCTCGACGATCAGATCGAACTCTCGAAATACCTCCACGAGGAGGGGCAGGCGGATCTCATCCCAACGACGATCGACTCCTACACGCGCGACAACGAGTACGAAAAAGCCCAGCAGGGTCTCGAGAAGGCTCGAGAGACCGGCGACGACACGCTCAACGGATTCCCGGCGGTTAACCACGGCGTCGACGGCTGTCGGAAGTTGATCGACGCGGTCGACGCACCAATCGAGGTGCGCCACGGCACGCCGGACGCTCGACTGCTGGCGGCGATCACCTTCGCCGGCGGCTTCCAGAGCTTCGAGGGCGGCCCGATCTCCTACAACATCCCCTACACGAAACGTCACGGGCTCGAGGAGACGATCGAGCGCTGGCAGTTCGTGGACAGACTGGCGGGAGCCTACACCGAACGCGGCATCCGGATCAACCGGGAGCCCTTCGGTCCGCTGACGGGGACGCTCGTCCCGCCGTCGATTGCAATCGCGATTATGATCGTCGAGGGGCAACTCGCGGCGACGCAGGGCGTCCGCTCGATCACCCTCGGCTACGGGCAGGTCGGCAACGTCGTCCAGGACGTCGCCGCGTTGAACGCACTCAAGAAGTTGGGCAACGAGTACCTCCCCGACGAGGTCGTCGTTACGACCGTCTTCCACGAGTGGATGGGTGGCTTCCCGCCGGACGAGGCCCGCGCCAACGGCGTGATCAGCCTCGGCGGGATGACTGCTGCCATCGCACAGCCGGATAAGGTCATCACCAAATCGCCACAGGAGTTCCAGGGCGTGCCGACGAAGGAGGCGAACGCCTCCGGCCTGCGCACGACGCGACAGGTTATCGACATGGCTATCGAGCAGAAGATCGACATCGACGGCATCGAGGAGGAACAGGACCTCATCGAGCGGGAGACGCGGTGTCTGATGGACACGATCTTTACCCACGGCGACGGCGACGTCGTCCAGGGGACGCTCAAGGCGTTCGATTCCGGGGCACTCGACGTGCCGTTCGCCCCGAGTGACAGCGCACGCGGTGCGGTCCTCCCCGCTCGAGACGACGACGGTCGGGTCCGAATCTTCGAGTGGGCCGATCTCGATATGGACGACGACATCAAAGAGATTCACAAGGCGCGACTCTCACAACGTGCGGATACCGAGGGTCGCAAACAGTCGTTCCGAATGGTTGCAGACGACGTGGACGCGATCAGCGACGGGAAACTCATCGGCAGACCACAGGGTGACGTCTAA
- a CDS encoding tyrosine-type recombinase/integrase produces MDKPEKVEGIVLIPGPSRDILNERQLVAYESYRRRLIKWLARQGKNPDALEGYAHDTARNYASIIDKFHRQVWQQDGYTLDLGHETAEDYLRSLIMSDDGYSRSHLHNVKLALIAYFRFNGDEWEPDITIKSSSGVSQPRDFLSGEERTALREAALEYGTVPAYAALDPDERTEWKRFLARRYGKSVSKVSKEDWDRANGFKYPSIIHTALDAGLRPIEVGRARTYWVDVENSTLRIPEEESSKNNDNWTVSLRRETTEYLARWLEEREMYDKYDDTDRLWLTRHSNPYSGSSLRYVLDATCNIAGIDRDISWYAIRHWTGTYMAREEGLAAAQSQLRHKSIETTAKYDQAPVDDRRDALDRMG; encoded by the coding sequence ATGGACAAACCCGAGAAGGTTGAAGGTATCGTTCTTATTCCCGGTCCGTCACGTGATATCCTCAACGAGCGTCAATTGGTTGCGTACGAGAGCTATCGACGGAGGCTCATCAAGTGGCTCGCACGACAAGGAAAGAATCCGGACGCGCTCGAAGGCTATGCTCACGACACTGCACGGAACTATGCGAGCATCATCGACAAGTTTCATCGACAAGTCTGGCAACAGGATGGATACACGCTCGATCTTGGACACGAGACTGCTGAAGACTACCTACGCTCTTTGATTATGAGTGATGACGGATATTCACGGTCACACCTCCACAACGTGAAATTGGCGCTCATAGCCTATTTCCGGTTCAATGGCGACGAGTGGGAACCTGACATCACTATCAAATCATCTTCAGGCGTCTCTCAACCACGGGATTTCCTTTCCGGCGAGGAACGAACAGCACTCCGTGAAGCTGCGCTCGAATACGGGACCGTCCCCGCATACGCTGCTCTTGATCCCGATGAGCGGACAGAGTGGAAACGATTCCTCGCTCGCCGCTATGGAAAATCTGTATCCAAGGTGTCCAAAGAGGATTGGGACCGTGCTAACGGTTTCAAATATCCGAGTATCATCCACACGGCATTGGACGCTGGTCTTCGTCCCATCGAAGTAGGCCGTGCTCGGACCTATTGGGTAGACGTAGAAAATTCTACGCTCCGTATTCCTGAAGAGGAGTCCTCGAAAAACAACGACAATTGGACGGTGAGTCTTCGACGCGAGACAACTGAATATCTTGCCCGCTGGCTCGAAGAGCGAGAGATGTACGACAAATACGATGATACTGATCGGCTGTGGTTGACGCGTCACTCGAATCCCTACAGTGGATCATCACTACGCTATGTCCTCGATGCCACTTGTAACATTGCGGGTATCGATCGGGACATATCGTGGTATGCAATTCGACATTGGACGGGCACCTATATGGCACGCGAAGAGGGACTCGCTGCTGCGCAGTCTCAACTTCGTCACAAGAGCATCGAGACAACTGCCAAGTACGACCAAGCCCCGGTAGATGATCGGCGGGATGCGCTTGATAGAATGGGCTGA
- the citE gene encoding L-malyl-CoA/beta-methylmalyl-CoA lyase — protein MTDDTRLCRTFQTAPAAVPKDDSAKYLRSGLEAEGFQAPDWLVPDMEDGTAPNMKDKGLENTIELVPEHDFAGEIWPRVEWSYEDESFRSRGREQIDQLVGEIGDEIEGVVVPKVGRVEDVERAAEAVAEAESEHGHADGSIKLAIIVETGRARSDLREISKFGEESRLTALVFGPVDYAAELGARDLGDGRPRWDALLEELSNEASAGDLLCIGGPFDDLFKERAGLTYYNADAYADQVEHEAHLGLDGSWSLYPKQTVQANTVHMPTPEELERDVSKIERFNEAKAEGTGAVTLDGQMVDEATFKVFRNTVQQVRAIDGTRPAQTEEYYDDGLLSRARDLDLSYQ, from the coding sequence ATGACAGACGACACTCGACTCTGCCGAACCTTCCAGACTGCACCGGCCGCCGTTCCGAAAGACGACTCGGCGAAGTACCTGCGCTCCGGCCTCGAGGCCGAAGGCTTCCAAGCACCCGACTGGCTCGTCCCCGACATGGAAGACGGGACCGCGCCGAATATGAAAGACAAGGGCCTCGAGAACACCATCGAACTCGTCCCCGAACACGACTTCGCGGGCGAAATCTGGCCCCGCGTCGAGTGGAGCTACGAGGACGAATCGTTCCGCTCGCGCGGTCGTGAACAGATCGACCAGCTTGTGGGCGAAATTGGCGACGAGATCGAAGGCGTCGTCGTCCCCAAGGTTGGCCGCGTCGAAGACGTCGAACGAGCCGCCGAAGCCGTCGCGGAAGCGGAATCGGAACACGGCCACGCAGACGGTTCGATCAAGCTCGCGATCATCGTCGAAACCGGTCGCGCACGCTCGGACCTCCGCGAAATCTCGAAGTTCGGCGAGGAGTCCCGTCTCACCGCACTGGTCTTCGGGCCCGTCGATTACGCCGCCGAACTCGGCGCTCGTGACCTCGGTGACGGCCGCCCGCGCTGGGACGCGCTTCTCGAGGAACTCTCGAACGAAGCGAGTGCCGGTGATCTCCTCTGTATCGGTGGTCCCTTCGACGACCTCTTCAAGGAACGCGCCGGCCTGACGTACTACAACGCCGACGCCTACGCGGACCAGGTCGAACACGAAGCCCACCTCGGACTCGACGGCTCCTGGTCGCTGTATCCAAAGCAGACCGTCCAGGCCAACACGGTTCACATGCCGACGCCCGAGGAACTCGAGCGTGACGTGAGCAAGATCGAGCGCTTCAACGAGGCGAAAGCCGAGGGGACCGGCGCGGTCACCCTCGACGGACAGATGGTCGACGAAGCCACGTTTAAGGTGTTCCGGAACACGGTCCAGCAGGTTCGTGCGATCGACGGCACCCGACCGGCTCAGACTGAAGAGTACTACGACGACGGGCTGTTGAGTCGCGCACGCGACCTCGACCTCTCCTACCAGTAG